CCGGCTTGCAGTCGAAATGCGCGCGCAACCGCTCCACCCGCCCCGCCGACGCCCCGCCCAGCGCATCGAGCGGATCCTCATCCGTCCACGGATTGAAAACCTGAGGTGCTTTGAACTGCTGGAGGAGCCGGACGATGCGATCCATGAGGCGAAGGCCACGAGTGAGAGCGACGCCCCGAGGTTTGTCACAGGTTTTCATCCACCGCAGGACGCTGCCCCCGTCCTCGCGGCGCCTCACCAGGCGCTACCATGCCTGAGCTCGTGTCTCGGCCTCTGGCCTCTGGCTTCCGGCCTCCGGGTTCTGGTTTCCGGCTTCTGGCCTCCGCCCCTCCGGCTTCTGGCTTCCGCTTCCGGCACGGCGTGCTATCGATCTATCACATGCTTCCAGCGCAGCGAGTTCGGTCCGGCTTCGTCGGCGGTCTCTCGCGAATGCGACGGCTTCCCGGCATTCTCGCCCTCGGGGCCGCTGCCATCCTCGCCGGCTGCGCCCAGGCGCCGCTCAACGCCCCGCTTGACCCAGCCGCGCTCGCCGCCAACTCCCCGCTCGGTCCCGGCGCCTCCGCCGCGTCCGGCTACAACGTCCGCGTGCAACTCGCGTCGACCTCGCCCGATCGCGTGGCGGTCGTGCTCTTCTTCTCCGGCGGCGGCATCCGCGCGTCCGCCCTCTCCTACGGCGTCATGCAGGAGCTCGCGCTCACGCCGATGCCCGGCGGCGGCAACCTCCTCGATCGCGTGCAGGCCATCAGCGCCGTGTCGGGCGGCTGCTTCCCCGCCGCGTACTACTGCCTCTACGGCGACCGGCTCTTCCGCGACTTCGAGAAGACGTTCCTCAAGCAGGACGTGCAAGGTGAGCTCGTGCACCGCTTCCTCTCGCTGCGCCACCGCTGGCGCCTGATGTCCGACCGCTACGCGCGTAGCGATCTCGCCGCCGAGTACTACGACGAACTCCTTTTCCACGGCGCCACCTACGGCGACCTCCTGCGCGGCCCGGCCACGCGTCCCTGGCTCGTGATCAACGCGACCGACATGGACACGTTCAGCACATTCTCCTTCACGCAGCAGAGCTTCGACGAGATCGGATCCGACCTTGCCCGCTACCCCCTCTCGCGCGCGGTCGCCGCCTCCTCGGCCGTGCCGGGTATCCTGACTCCGATTACACTCAAGACGTACGCCGACCGCGTGCCGCCGCCGCCGCCGGTCGCGCTGCTGCCGTCCGCGCCCACGGTCGCCGCGCAGGCTGACGCCGAGCCTTTCGTGCGCCTGACCCAGACCCCGATCGACCCACGCCGGCGCGCGTACGTGCACCTCGTCGACGGTGGGCTGGCCGATAACCTCGGCGTCTCCAATCTCGTCGACGCCCTCGCCGCCACCCGCGGCTGGAGCGGCCTCATGCGGCCGGAGGCCAACAGCCTGCGCCACATCGTGTTCATCGTGGTCAACGCCGCGATCGAACCGAAGGCCGAGTGGAGCGACCATCCCGAGACGCCGGGGCTGCGCGCCGTCGCCTCCGCCCTCAGCAAGAGCGCGATCCGCCGCACCAACGGCGTGCTGCTCGAACTCGTCCGCCGCAGCGTCGACGACTGGAACCGCGACATCGCCACCGGAGACTGGCGACCGCGGCTGCACCTGATCGCCGTCGACTTCGCGCAACTCAAGGATCCCGCCGAGCGGGCGATCTTCGCGCAGGTGCCGACCACCTTCACGCTGCCGCCCGAGACCATCGACCGGCTCGTGACGGTCGGCGGCCGCATTCTCCGCGACGCGCCGGAATTTCGGAACCTGATGGAGGAGATTCTTCGCCCGCCGCCCGCGGCGACCGTGCCGCCCGTCCCGATCGCGCCGGCCAACACGGCCCGTCAGCGGCGACTCCGTTGACCGCTGGAGCCGCAGCGCGCGAAGGCACAGGCCATCGGGGCGGAACAGGCCGAGTGGACCGCCAAAAAGTAAGGAGCGCAGGCGCACCCCGCCTGCGCTCCAGCTAACCAACCAAGGGCACAACGCCCGCGCTTACGCGTCCGCCAGCACGTCCAGCGGCAGCACCACGCGGGAAGGGATCGCGCGACCGTTCAGGTAGCTCGGCGTGAAACGCCACTGCGACACCGCGGTCACGACGCGCTCTTCGACCTTCTCGTCCACCAACCCGATCGCGCGCACATCGTGCGGCACGCCGTTTTCGTCGACCGTGAGGACGACCTCGAGAGAGGCCTTCTTGAAGGTGGGAGGGAGATCGCTCGGGTTCACGATCTTGACGGGCACCGGCTTGCTGCCGACTTCCTGGCCGCAGGCGGCACAAGACTCCTTGGCGGAGACCGTGGCGGTAAACGCGGCGATCGTGGTGAGGGTGAGGAGGAGGGAGGATTTGAGGTTCATGTGGGAATGGGTCGGCCGGTTCCCGCTCGCTCGCACCGTGCGGCGCGGGCGGACTCCGGCAGGACATGCGCCCCATTTGCAGCGCGCGTGCCAATCGGCGCGCATGTTGTTTTCTCATTAATCGACAGGAGTTTACGTATCGCGTATGCAATTTTCTATGACACGTTCTGTCCGCCCGCGGAACCCACGCATCTCGAAGTTGGGACGAATCCGGCAGGGCCGGGAAAGGCGGCACTGACCGGGAGACATTTCGCGGCGGCGGAGTCGCGGCCGACGGCGCGGCGGCGCAGAAAACCGCTTGAAACCTGCCGGGTTGGCACATGCCTTGAGGCACCATGCTCCTGCGGCGAATCTCTATCGGGCTGGGTGGTCTTTTCCTGGTGCTCGCCGTCGTGTTCTTCGCCGGACCACGACCGGACACGCGCTTTCATCCGCGCCCCCTGGCCCTCGAGGCTGACCTCGACCTGACCGTGGCGAAGGAGGAGGCGCGCTTCACCGACATCGTACCCGGCGCGGAGAAGAAGATCATCTGGGCCAACGCCGCGCACACCCGCACCCCGGTCGCGCTCGTGTACCTGCATGGCTTCACGGCGACGCGGCAGGAAACCGCCCCACTCTCCGACCGCGTGGCGGCGCGCCTGGGCGCCAACCTGTTCTACACGCGCTTCACCGGCCATGGCCGACCCGGCGAGGCGCTCGGTGACGCGACGGTCAACGACTGGCTCAACGACGGCATCGAAGCCCTGGAGATCGGCCGCCGGCTCGGCGAGCGCGTGGTCGTGATCGGCACCTCGACCGGCGGCACGGTCGCGACCTGGCTCGCGCTCGAGCGGCCCGATGCGATCAGCGCCTGCGTGCTGGTCTCGCCGAACTTCGGCCCAAGCGATGGCCGCGCAAACCTCCTGACGCTCCCGTGGGCGAGCGAGTTTGCGCCCCCGATCTTCGGCGCCACGCGGCATCGATTACCCAAGACCGCCGAGGAGTCGAAGTACTGGACAACCACCTATCCCACGCGCGCGCTCATCCCGATGATGGCGCTCGTTACAATGGTGAAACGCGCGCCGCTCGAGGAGCTGCGCGTGCCCATGCTGGTGGTCTATTCGCCCGAAGACCGGGTCGTGGACCCGAAGGAGACGGAGCGCGTGCTCACCCGGATCGGTCGCGCGCCGGTGAAAACCGTCCTGTTCGCGGGACGGCCGGGATCGAACCATCACGTGCTCGCGGGCGACATCGCCGCGCCCGAGAACACCGCGGAGCTCGAACAGCTCGTGTTCGAATACCTCTCGCGACTGTCGCTCACGCCGGCGACGCCGGGCGCCAAGCCCTGACGCCGCGCGCCGCGCCGCCATGATCCCGGCGCGGAGTCCGGGCGCGCGGAGAATCCCCGGGGCGCGGGCCGGAAAATCAGGGCAAAAAAACCTCCGCCGGGTTGCTTCGGCGGAGGCGGGGAAGCGTTATCTAGTGCAGGAAGATGTTCGTGGCGGGGGCATCCTTCGTGTCCACCTTGTAGCCACTCTGGCTGAGCATCTTGGCCCGGCCCTCAAGGACCTTCACCTGGGCGTCGGTGAGCTTGGCGCCATTTTGCAGCGCATTGAGGAACGCGGTGGCGTCCTTGAAACGCGCATACGCCTCGGGCGTCAGCTCGAGCGCGACGTTGAGCGTCTGCCCGTTGAAGACGTTGATCGTGCGCTCCCAGGGCTTGAAGCCCTCGCGGGTGATGCGGAGCTTGCTGAAGCCCGGCTTCACCGAGAGCGTGCCGGGGGCCGACCCGACGGCGACGCCGTCGATCTCGACGACCGCGTTGAGGGCACCGACCTTGAAGTGCCCGGCGCCGATGGTGACCGTGTTGTTCACGATGCGGACGTCCGGGATGACGATGTCGGCCACCTCGGTGTTGATGGTGAGCGTCGCGGCGGCTGCGGCGGGAGCGCTGGGGGCGGCGATGCGGTCCTGGGCGATCTTGCGGCCGAGGCTCTGGGCGACCTTGGTGGCGGCCTCGTCAAGGAGCTCGTTGGTGACGTCGCTGCTCTTCTCGGCGGAGTTTTCGGTCTGCTTGGCCGAGTAGGTGACCTTGTCGGCGTCGGAGGTGAGGGTCGCACCGGTCTGGCCGTCGATCACCTTGTACGAGAACCGGAGGGTCGTGTCGGAGTACACGGCGTTGAGCCCATAGGCGTTCGTCGCGCGCTCCTTCGTGCCGACGCTGACGATCGAGGCGACGAGGAGGTAGTCGGCGCCGAGGCCCTGGGCGAGACGCAGCGCGCTGCTGCGCTCGGAGAGCTGGGTGTCGAGGCTGTCCGCCGGGCGTGCGCGGGAGGCGAGCGCGGGGTCGAACTTGCGCATCGAGTCGGCGATGACGCCCTTGCTGAGGACCTGGAAGCCGAGGTCGGTGACACGGGCGGTGACGAGGTCCTCGAAGGCCTCCATCTGGGGGTCAAACTGGGAGCCGGCGCGGTTCGCGATGAAGATCGCCGCGCGGAACTGCTGCGGGATCGGCGTGGAGACCTTGGTCTCCTTCACCTGCGAGGTGGTGATGCGCTCGGTGACGGTCTTGCCGTCCACCTGGTAGGTGCGCTCCTGGACTTGCGTCGGCAGAGCGGTGACGGACTCCTGGACGGCGGTCTTGCCGGCCGCGAAGGCGGTGGCGGCGAGGGCGACCGTGGCGAGAAGCGAGAAGAGTTTCTTCATGGAAAAAAGGGGGCGCGGGCGGCGGCGGGGTGGGCCGCGCGCCCGCGGACAGGGGGGATGCTGGGCGGCGGTTTACCAACCCACGGCGGACCGGGTGCCGGTCTTCTGGATCTTCTTCTCATCCTCCCAGACGGCGGTGCCGGTGCGGCTGTCGGTCAGGGAGAGCTGGAAGACATAGGTGACCTGGCGCGTGCTACCGTCGCGCGCGACGTCCTCGATGATCTTGCCCGTGAGGGTGTAGTCGGGCGAGCGGTCGACCGGGCCGGCGCCGGAGAGGAAGGCGGCGCGATCCTGGGTGTCCTTGGCGATCTGCGACTCGGCCTTGACGCCGTAGGTCGTGGTCGTCTGGCACTTGCCGGACTTGTTGAGCGCGATGCGGATCTTCTTCTCGAGCATGTCGGTGTCGAGATTGGCGTCGCTCGTCTTGTTGACGATGCGGTCCATGGCGAGGATCGCGGGCTGCTTCGGCGCGCGGTCTAGGGTCTGGGAGCCGAGGAGGCTCTGGATCATCTCGTTGGCGGCGCTATCCCAGTCCTGCACGTTGATCTTGTTGAGGCTCACGACGGCAGTCTTGGAGCTCGACGGATCGGTGTAGGTGGCGGGCGTGCCGCAACCGGAGATGAGGGCGATGACGCCGCAGGCGCCAAGGGCGAGGATGGATTTCTTCATGAGTGGAAGGGAAAAGAGGTTGGCGGGCGGGGATCAGAAGATCGTGTTGGAGCCCTTGCCTTCCTGGAACTTGATCCGGAAGTCGACGGCGGCGGGCGAGAGGGCGATCTCCTTGATGACGGAGGTCTCGTGGGCCTCGAGGTGGAGCGACTTCCAGCCGCCGGTCGGCGAGTCGAGGAGTTCGCCCTGGCGATTGAACCACTCGATCTTGTAAGAGAAGTTCAGCGCGTAGGCGTAGAGGTTGGAGACGTCGACCTGGATGGAGCGGAGGTCCTTGGTACCGGTCGTGTCGATGATGGCACCGACGCCGAGCTTGCCGTCGAGGGTGTTGTCCCAGGTCACGCGGCTGTCGGCGATGACGCGGCGCTGCGCGGCCGGGTTGGCGTTCTGGACGGTGTTCACGCTGTAGCACCCGGCGAGGCCGAGCGCCGTGGCGGCGAGGATGAGGTGAGGAACGAATTTCATGTTCAGAGCAGCTTGAAGGTGTCGACCAGCAGCGGCTGGCCGGGGTGGATCTGCTTCACGTACACGACGGTGACGGTGCCCTCGGGGAGGGTGACGGTCTTGGTCATGGCGTCGGGCGTGGAGACGGTGAGCACGCGGTCGTCGGGCGCGGCGAGGCGCGCGTACGAGAACTGTTTCGGGAGCGAGGACCACGTGCGGGTGTCGGCGCGGGTGGTGGTGGCGTTGATCACGCTGCTGATCAGGCCGAACACCATCCCGGTGGTGCTGCCGTTCTTCTTGGCCTGTTCGTTGATCTCGTAGTTGAGCAGGGCCTTGGTGGAGGCGCAGAGGAAGGCGTCGAGCCACATCGTGCTGAGGTTGTTCTTGTAGTCCCGCGCGATGACCGAGTCCATGTTGCACACTGGCGCGGTGGTCAGCTGGCGGCCGCCGGCGGTGACGGTCGCGGCGGCGTTGAAGGTGTCGTTGAACGCGAGCCGGTAGAGCGGCAGCTGGGTGTAGATGGGCGGCTGGCCGGATTTCTGCAGCAGGAAGATCGGGATGGGGATCAGGAGTTCCTCGCGGTGCGGCGCCTCGCCCGACTCGAAGATCACGTAGGTGGTCTTGGGCATCTGGGTACGACCGGAGGCGAGCTCCTCGGCGAGCGCGGCGTCCTGCTTGAGGTACTCGTTACCGGGCACCATGGAGGCGACGCGCAGGAACTGCTTGGCCCCGCGTTCCTGCTCCTGGCGGTCAGAAGAGCACGCGGTCATGAACAGCGCGTCGGCGAAAACGGTGAACGGGTTCACATAGTCGCCGTAGGCCGCGATGCGGCCGTCGAGGGCACGGGCGATGTCGTCGACGGCGGCCTTGGCCTTCGGGTCCGACTGCGACTTGGCGATGTCGACCTGCTGGGCGCTCGACTTGCCGTCATCGGCCTGGAGCTTGCCCTCCTTGGCCGCGGCGATCTTGGCCTGCTCCTTCTCGATCCGCTTCTGGTTCTCCGCGACGGCGTCGGCCTGGCGGTTGTAGGCCTTGTTGAACGAGGCGCGCGCCTTCTCGGTCTCGCCAAGGGCGAGGTAGTTGAGGGCCGCATACGTGCTGGCCATGACCTTGTCATAGGCCTGGCCGCGGTACGGCGTCATTTGCGGGTTCGTGACGACCATGACGGCGCCCGTGCTGAGGCTGTGCTTCGCCTTCTCCTCGTACTCGTCGATCTTGTCGTCGGCGATGGCGAGGAACTCGAGGGACTTGCGGTAGGGCGCGAGCTTCCAGGAGTCGTCGGGCGCCGGCACGGCTGCGGGCGCGGCACTCGGCACGCCGACCGCGGTGGCGGCGACGGGGGCCGGGGCGGGCGGCGGCAACTGGCCGAGCGCGAGGGCGCGGTACGCCGCGGCGGCCTCGAGGTGGTACACCACGGTGTCTTGGTCCTGGCGGTGCTTCTGCGCGAGCTTTTCGGCCTCGAGGGCCGCCGCCTGGAAGTTGCCGGCGCGCCGGGCATCGGTCGCGTCGCGCGTGGTTTCGGTGTAGGTGGAACAGCCCGACAGCGCGAGGAGCGCGGCGCCGAGCGCGAGACAGGTAACGCGGAGGTTCATGCTGGAATGACCGGGGCGGTTACTTGGCGGCGACCGGCTGTACGATGGCGCCGTCGGTGACCCCGTTGTCCTCGATCACCTCGGCGAGGCTGGTCTTGGGGTTGACGCGGGTGATGCGGATCTTGCCAACGTTGAGCCGCTCGCGCTCGAGCACCTCCCCCGTATCCGGATCGCGGAGCTCCTTGCCCAGGGCGAATACCTCCCAGACCTGACCGACCGCGATCGCGGTGCCGTCGCCGCGGTTGATCGTCACCTGCTTGTCGGTGCGGGTGATGATCTTGGCGGGGAAGATCACGTCGGTGACGCGGTTGGCGGTGGCGTCGGCAATCGCGGTCACAACTTTCTGCAGCAGGGCGTCGGAGAGGTCGCCATTGCGCTGGGAGTTGAACTGCGCGCCGGCGTCGGGAATCGCCAGGGTGACGTTCGCGGTCTCGAGCAGCGTGCCCTTGGCGGCGTCATAGATCTTCGCCACGGCGGTCACCCGGATGATCCGCTTGGTGAGTTTCTCGCCGGTCGACGGGAGCGTCATGCTCTCCTGGTAATCCTGGAAGTCGTCGAGCGTGGTCACGAGGACGTAGTCGGCGGACGGCACCTTGAAGCCCTGCTGGCCGGCCGCGTCATCCTTATCGAGCTGCTTGAGATCGGAGCGGGCGATGATCTGGAATTTCCGCGTGTTGTGCATCCGGTCGATCAGCTGGGAATCGAAGCCCTGGACGATGCGCTCGAGGCCGAGGCCGGTGTTGTTCCGGGCGGCCGCCTGGACGAGACCGGAGCCGGCTTTGACGTCGCTGATTGCGAGTTTCTTAAGCTGGGCGGACACGGTGGCGGTGACCACGAGGGCGAGCAGGGAGGCGGTGAGAATACGCAGTTTCATGGATGGATTCGCTGATGAGAAGGGGAGGCGGCGCCGCGTTTGACGGGCGCACACCAGCCGGAGTTACCGGAAAGCCTGGGCTACGGCAGGACGGGAACGGGCCGCGGCGCCTGGGGCGCGACGGCGTTTGACGCATCCGCGAGTACGCGGAGCGCCGCGCGATGGTCGTTGTAAGCCGACCCGAGACTGTTCGCAGGAAGGAGAGTCACAGGTTCCCGCATATCGACCCGAGAGCCGGCTCCGCGCAAATCGAATGTGGCGCATGACCCCAATTGGGGCGTCCGGCCGGCCGGCTGCTGCAGGCAACTGGCGATGCCGCCCGCCGAAGGGGCAAGGAAGCGTAAGGGAGAAGGCATGAGCGCAACGTTCTGGGAGGGTGGGTAGCAGCGGCGATCGCCAAAATCCGGGCAATCTCACGTGCCTATCGTCAATTCGTCCGGCCAGTTGAGCGCCTTGCGGCCAGCCTCCGGAGCCGGTTGTACCCGAATCAGGGTAAGCCGGGCAGCGGGGCGTTCGTATCCGACGCGGCTGGACACTGGGGCGCGGGCGTCGCGTTCGCCCCCGCGTACGGGTGGAACACCGATTTACGGCGCCGATGTAATTGCATGTGCGGATTCGCGCGTCGCGTCGCCAAGCAGCCCGGTCCGCGTGCCAAAACCGGCCTAAACCCGCGCGCTTTGCAGCCGCCTTGCAGAGCACCTCTCCCCGTCACGACCACCGTTCCGTAGGCAGGCACGGGATACGCCACGGCCCCAAAAAAATAACCGAATCGCGTCCAGCAGCCCGCCGCGAATTGCGTCGATGACCCCTAATCCCGGGCTCGCGTGTGGTACGCCCCCGGAACTCTCGCTTGATGCGTCTCAAAACCCTCCCTGTCGCCTTGCTCTTCCTGGTGTGCGCCGCCCCGGCCGCGACGCTCTCCCCTGACCCCGCGGCCCCTGCCGCCCGGTTGCCGGAGGACAAATCCAGCCTGCAGGACTGGGCGCGCCGCCACCGCCTCGCCGCCGCCCCGCTGCGCGAGGGTGTCGAAATCGCGCACGCCCGCCTCGCCTCTCTGCGCACAGTGCTGGCTTCGGATCCGCAGGCAGTCCCCGCGCAGGCGCTCAGCCTGGAGGAGTACGCCGCGCTGCCGGCGGAGATCCGCGACGCCTCCGAGCGGCCGGTGTCCGCCGTCGGCGATTATCTGGTGCTCTGCGCCACGCCGCCCGCCGGCTCCAGTGAGCCGCCGCGGCTCCAGCGGTTCGTGCGCCTTGAGGGCCAGGTTTATCCTGCAATCGTCTATGGGCGGCGACTTGAGCAGCAAAGCAAGACGGCCATTCCCCTGCAGGGCGTGCTCGTCGACGGCACTTTTGTGATGGATGAGAACGCCATCCAGGTGGTAGACGCAGCCACGCTGCCCCCCGCGATGTTGCCGCCGGGCGGCACGCCGGCAGGCACCGTACTCGGTCGCGCGGGCGGCCGCATCTTCCGTTTTGCGGATCGCACTCAACTCGCCCGGACCGAAGCGGCCATCCGGCAGTCCGAACTGGCTCCCGGGCCCGCGGCCGCGCACGACTTTGAAGCGGTCATCGCCAACCCGGCGGTCGCCGCCGTCACGCTGACGAACACCTGGGCCAACGGTCCCAAGACCCTCCTCGTGATCCGCGTGGATTTCTCGGACCTCCCGGGCGTTCCCTACACCGACGAGTACTGCCGCCAGTTGATGGACGAGCAGATCGCGCCGTTCTACGCCTCCGCGTCCTACGGCAAGACCTCCCTCGTCACCACCGTCGCCGCCAAGACGTACCGACTGTCTCGCACCGCTGAATACTATGCGACCAACGACCGTTCGTGGGACATCGAGACCGAGGCCAAGGCTCTCGCCGCGGTCGACTACCCGGGTGCCTACGATCGGTATCTGTTCGTGTTCGCGAGCTTCAGCCGCATTGCGGGTTCGAAGTTCAATTGGGCGGGGCTCGGTCAAGTCAGCGGTCGCTCAACGTGGTACAACGGCGACTTTACGCTCCGGGTGGCGAGCCACGAACTCGGGCATAATTGTGGCGTGGTCCACGCGAATCTTTGGAAGGTCTCCGACGGCGACCCCATCAGCGACGGCGGCGTCCATCAGGAATATAACGACCCGTACGATACCCAGGGCGGGAGCGGGGCCGGCGGCATGACCGTCGACTTCAATCCTTCATTCAAGCGCCTCTACGGCTGGCTCGACAGCGCCCAAATCGCTCCGCTGACGCGCAGTGGGGTATATCACCTTCGCGCCTTCGATCATAACGCCCCGCGCGCCGGCGACATCGTCGCGCTCACGTACAAGAAGAACGACGCGCGCACCTACTACATCAGCTATCGCGGCGGCTGGAAGAGCACCTACAACACCACCCCCGCCGCCAACATTCAGGAGGGCGCCTACGTGTTTTGGACCCAGGACGCGAGTGGCAGCGACACGGAGATGCTGGATATGACGCCGCGAACCACCTCCGCCCTCGACGGCGCACTCACGCCGGGAACGCGTTTCACCGACATGCAAGCGGGCCTCGCCGTGAGCACGCTCGGCGTCAGCGGAACCGGCCCCGACCGCACCCTCGACGTCGAGGTGACGTTCTTCGACCCCAAGCGCATGCCCATCATCACCGTCAGCGACGCGGTGTACGGCGGCAGCACCACGATCGCCACGCGGACTGTCACCCCGCCCCTGCGCACCCAGTTGTACATCGATGGCGCGCTCTGGGCCGAGAGCACCGTCCCCAACGCCACGTTCACCTGGGAACCCGAGGCGATCGGCGCCCACACGATCCTCGTGAAAGCGTCGTATGCCGACGGCGTGGACCTCACCAACTTGGTCTCGGTGAACACACCGGCCCCAAGCAACTGGGCCTGGATCATACCCAAGCCGCAGGGCAACGCGATCAGTGCGATGGTCCATGCCAATGATCAGTGGTGGGCTGTCGCGGGATATGGCGGGCTCCAGACTTCGGCGGACGGCCGCACATGGTCGGCGCAGCCGCTGACCACCAGCGCGCCCCTGCAGGGCATTGCGACTGACGGCACGCAGATCATCATCGGCACGGGCGGATACGATGCCGTGGCCAGTACCTCGATCCCGAGCCTGTGGCGCTCCACTGACGGCAAGACCTGGAGCGAAATCAAGGGTGTCACCAATGCCATCCAGTCGGTGTACTACCTGAATCGCACCTGGGTGGCAGCCAGCGGGGGTCAGATCACGACCTCCACCGACGGCGTGACGTGGACGAGCTTCAGGCAGCTTCTCAGCCAGAATTGGTACAACTTCGATCTCGCCTACGACAATGGCCTCTGGGTCGCCGCTTTCAGCAACGGTACCGTCTGCACCTCGCCCGACCTCGTTACCTGGACGCAGGCGCCCGCGATTCCGGAGCTAATGGCATCCGAGTGCGGCGGTGTAAGCTCCCTCAATGGGCAATGGATGGTCGCGTTCTACGGGTCCGTGAACGGCACGTACGGAGCCGTCGCTTGCCTGACAAAGGACTTCACCACGTGGACGCGAGTCCCACTCACAGGCGCGGGTTGGGTCTCATTTGCGGGGGTGATCGACGACCAGTTTGCCGTCGCTTCGTACGGCTGCCTGCTGCTGTCGAAGGATGGAATGACGTGGACGCGCCTTCTCTATCCGTCCCTTTCGATCAACGCCCTCGGCAAGGCCAATGGGCTCTACGTCGCGACGGGCGACCGGGGCCTGACCTGGCTCG
The Opitutus sp. ER46 genome window above contains:
- a CDS encoding penicillin-binding protein activator LpoB; translated protein: MKKSILALGACGVIALISGCGTPATYTDPSSSKTAVVSLNKINVQDWDSAANEMIQSLLGSQTLDRAPKQPAILAMDRIVNKTSDANLDTDMLEKKIRIALNKSGKCQTTTTYGVKAESQIAKDTQDRAAFLSGAGPVDRSPDYTLTGKIIEDVARDGSTRQVTYVFQLSLTDSRTGTAVWEDEKKIQKTGTRSAVGW
- a CDS encoding PEGA domain-containing protein; the protein is MKKLFSLLATVALAATAFAAGKTAVQESVTALPTQVQERTYQVDGKTVTERITTSQVKETKVSTPIPQQFRAAIFIANRAGSQFDPQMEAFEDLVTARVTDLGFQVLSKGVIADSMRKFDPALASRARPADSLDTQLSERSSALRLAQGLGADYLLVASIVSVGTKERATNAYGLNAVYSDTTLRFSYKVIDGQTGATLTSDADKVTYSAKQTENSAEKSSDVTNELLDEAATKVAQSLGRKIAQDRIAAPSAPAAAAATLTINTEVADIVIPDVRIVNNTVTIGAGHFKVGALNAVVEIDGVAVGSAPGTLSVKPGFSKLRITREGFKPWERTINVFNGQTLNVALELTPEAYARFKDATAFLNALQNGAKLTDAQVKVLEGRAKMLSQSGYKVDTKDAPATNIFLH
- a CDS encoding patatin-like phospholipase family protein; this translates as MRRLPGILALGAAAILAGCAQAPLNAPLDPAALAANSPLGPGASAASGYNVRVQLASTSPDRVAVVLFFSGGGIRASALSYGVMQELALTPMPGGGNLLDRVQAISAVSGGCFPAAYYCLYGDRLFRDFEKTFLKQDVQGELVHRFLSLRHRWRLMSDRYARSDLAAEYYDELLFHGATYGDLLRGPATRPWLVINATDMDTFSTFSFTQQSFDEIGSDLARYPLSRAVAASSAVPGILTPITLKTYADRVPPPPPVALLPSAPTVAAQADAEPFVRLTQTPIDPRRRAYVHLVDGGLADNLGVSNLVDALAATRGWSGLMRPEANSLRHIVFIVVNAAIEPKAEWSDHPETPGLRAVASALSKSAIRRTNGVLLELVRRSVDDWNRDIATGDWRPRLHLIAVDFAQLKDPAERAIFAQVPTTFTLPPETIDRLVTVGGRILRDAPEFRNLMEEILRPPPAATVPPVPIAPANTARQRRLR
- a CDS encoding energy transducer TonB produces the protein MNLKSSLLLTLTTIAAFTATVSAKESCAACGQEVGSKPVPVKIVNPSDLPPTFKKASLEVVLTVDENGVPHDVRAIGLVDEKVEERVVTAVSQWRFTPSYLNGRAIPSRVVLPLDVLADA
- a CDS encoding alpha/beta fold hydrolase is translated as MLLRRISIGLGGLFLVLAVVFFAGPRPDTRFHPRPLALEADLDLTVAKEEARFTDIVPGAEKKIIWANAAHTRTPVALVYLHGFTATRQETAPLSDRVAARLGANLFYTRFTGHGRPGEALGDATVNDWLNDGIEALEIGRRLGERVVVIGTSTGGTVATWLALERPDAISACVLVSPNFGPSDGRANLLTLPWASEFAPPIFGATRHRLPKTAEESKYWTTTYPTRALIPMMALVTMVKRAPLEELRVPMLVVYSPEDRVVDPKETERVLTRIGRAPVKTVLFAGRPGSNHHVLAGDIAAPENTAELEQLVFEYLSRLSLTPATPGAKP
- a CDS encoding YcfL family protein produces the protein MKFVPHLILAATALGLAGCYSVNTVQNANPAAQRRVIADSRVTWDNTLDGKLGVGAIIDTTGTKDLRSIQVDVSNLYAYALNFSYKIEWFNRQGELLDSPTGGWKSLHLEAHETSVIKEIALSPAAVDFRIKFQEGKGSNTIF